In Euphorbia lathyris chromosome 9, ddEupLath1.1, whole genome shotgun sequence, the following are encoded in one genomic region:
- the LOC136206269 gene encoding GDSL esterase/lipase LIP-4: MASTSPLSPPFSNFIFFLLSVTVFQLLLTPAAASQCKNRPVIFNFGDSNSDTGGLVAGLGFPVNFPNGRSFFRRSTGRLSDGRLVIDFLCQSLNASFLKPYMDSLGGSKFTNGANFAVVGSSTLPKYVPFSLNIQIMQFLHFKAQSLQLVSSGSKDFVDVEGFRNALYMIDIGQNDIADSFAKMLTYMQVIKRIPTVVREIESAVKSLYNEGGRKFWIHNTGPLGCLPQKLSLVEKQNLDGHGCISSYNDAARLFNAELGRKCHMMRSQLPDAKIVYVDMYSIKYDLIANSSKYGFSNPLMACCGYGGPPYNYNIKVTCGQPGYQVCNEGSSYLSWDGIHFTEAANSIIASKVLSTAYSLPRSTFDFFCQT, from the exons ATGGCTTCTACTTCTCCGCTCTCTCCGCCGTTCAGcaacttcatcttcttccttctttccGTTACCGTTTTCCAACTACTACTCACTCCAGCAGCAGCTTCTCAGTGCAAAAACAGGCCAGTCATCTTCAATTTTGGGGATTCTAACTCTGATACTGGAGGTCTCGTCGCCGGTCTCGGCTTTCCTGTCAATTTCCCCAATGGCCGCTCTTTCTTCCGCCGATCAACTGGTCGCTTGTCCGATGGACGACTTGTGATCGACTTTCTCT GCCAAAGTTTGAATGCAAGTTTTTTAAAGCCATATATGGACTCATTAGGGGGATCAAAGTTCACAAATGGTGCAAATTTTGCAGTAGTGGGCTCTTCTACTCTGCCAAAGTATGTTCCTTTTTCATTGAACATTCAAATAATGCAGTTTCTTCATTTCAAAGCTCAATCCCTTCAACTTGTTTCTTCTG GTTCAAAAGATTTTGTGGACgttgaagggttcaggaatgcACTTTACATGATTGATATTGGGCAGAATGACATTGCTGATTCATTTGCTAAAATGCTAACTTATATGCAAGTCATCAAAAGGATTCCAACTGTTGTTCGAGAAATAGAAAGCGCTGTCAAG AGTTTATACAATGAAGGAGGCAGGAAATTCTGGATACATAACACAGGGCCATTAGGATGTCTTCCTCAAAAGCTTTCATTAGTTGAGAAGCAAAATCTAGATGGACATGGATGCATTTCGAGTTATAATGATGCTGCAAGACTCTTCAATGCTGAACTAGGTCGTAAATGTCACATGATGAGGTCTCAGTTACCAGATGCAAAGATTGTCTATGTTGATATGTATTCCATCAAGTATGATCTCATTGCAAATTCCTCCAAATATG GTTTCTCAAATCCTCTAATGGCATGTTGTGGTTATGGAGGACCTCCATACAATTACAACATTAAGGTAACATGTGGGCAGCCTGGTTACCAAGTCTGCAATGAAGGTTCTTCATATCTAAGCTGGGATGGAATTCATTTCACTGAAGCAGCTAACTCAATTATTGCCTCCAAAGTTCTTTCAACAGCTTACTCTTTACCGCGTTCGACTTTCGATTTCTTTTGTCAAACTTGA
- the LOC136205375 gene encoding pentatricopeptide repeat-containing protein At1g56690, mitochondrial-like: MRFLFIPRRTFSVSFNPISPNFQISHLARTGEINGARRIFEEIPYKTVVSWNAIVAGYFQNKQPREAQLLFDKMPERNTISWNGLVSGYIKNGMVTEARKVFDKMPERNVVSWTSMVRGYIQAGMIKEAESLFWEMPEKNVVSWTVMLGGLIENQRVDEARKLFDMMPVKDVVARTNMIGGLCTEGKLEEARAIFDEMPKRNTVAWTAMISGYAMSNKVDLGRKLFEVMPDKNEITWTAMLMGYTRAGRIKEAAELFEAMPVKSIPACNEMIMGFGLNGGVGRARSVFDEMREKDDGTWSAMIKVYERKGFEIEALDLFSLMQREGVKPNFPSVISILSVCGSLASMDHGRQVHARLMRSNFNSDVYVSSALITMYIKCGNLVTAKRVFDRFIMKDSVMWNSIITGYAQHGLGEEALRVFHELLSSGVVPDEITFVGVLTACSYSGKVKEGLEIFELMQSRYGVTPGMAHYACTVDLLGRAGRLDEAMSLIEKMPVEPDAIVWGALLGACRTHMKLDLAEHAAKKLQVLEPENVGPQILLSNMYASQGKWGEVAELRKSMRARNVSKSPGCSWIEVDKQVHMFTGGDRTGHPEQAMISKMLEKLQGLLIEAGYCPDGSFVLHDVDEEEKVYSLQYHSEKLAVAYGLVKVPEGMPIRVMKNLRVCGDCHSAIKLISKVTRREIILRDANRFHHFKDGFCSCKDYW; the protein is encoded by the coding sequence ATGCGGTTCCTTTTTATCCCCCGTAGAACCTTCTCTGTAAGTTTCAATCCAATTTCCcccaatttccagatttcccATTTGGCCCGTACCGGCGAAATTAATGGAGCTCGAAGAATATTCGAGGAAATTCCATACAAAACAGTTGTTTCTTGGAATGCCATCGTCGCTGGATACTTCCAGAACAAGCAGCCTCGTGAAGCACAGCTtctgtttgataaaatgcccGAGAGAAACACTATTTCATGGAATGGCTTGGTTTCTGGGTATATAAAAAATGGGATGGTTACTGAAGCCAggaaagtgtttgataaaatgcctGAACGAAATGTTGTTTCATGGACATCTATGGTTAGGGGTTATATACAGGCAGGGATGATAAAAGAAGCAGAATCACTCTTTTGGGAAATGCCTGAGAAGAATGTTGTGTCTTGGACTGTGATGTTGGGTGGTTTAATTGAGAATCAGCGCGTGGACGAAGCGCGGAAGCTTTTCGATATGATGCCTGTTAAGGATGTTGTTGCTAGAACCAATATGATTGGGGGGTTATGCACAGAGGGGAAATTGGAGGAAGCAAGGGCAATTTTCGATGAGATGCCGAAACGAAATACGGTTGCTTGGACTGCTATGATTAGTGGGTATGCAATGAGTAACAAGGTGGATTTGGGGAGGAAGTTGTTTGAAGTAATGCCGGATAAGAATGAGATAACATGGACAGCAATGTTGATGGGATATACTCGGGCCGGACGGATTAAGGAAGCTGCGGAGCTTTTCGAGGCAATGCCTGTGAAGTCAATTCCTGCCTGTAATGAGATGATTATGGGATTTGGATTGAACGGGGGGGTAGGGAGGGCGAGGTCGGTATTCGATGAAATGCGCGAAAAAGATGATGGAACTTGGAGTGCTATGATCAAGGTTTATGAGAGAAAAGGTTTTGAAATTGAAGCACTTGATCTGTTTAGTTTGATGCAAAGAGAGGGAGTTAAGCCGAATTTTCCATCCGTTATAAGCATTCTTTCGGTTTGCGGTAGCTTGGCGAGTATGGATCACGGTAGACAAGTTCATGCACGGTTGATGAGATCGAACTTCAATTCCGACGTGTATGTCTCCTCTGCTTTAATTACAATGTACATTAAATGTGGCAATCTCGTGACAGCGAAAAGGGTATTCGATAGGTTTATTATGAAGGATTCTGTCATGTGGAATTCAATTATTACAGGTTATGCACAACACGGTCTAGGAGAGGAAGCTCTTCGAGTTTTCCACGAGTTGCTCTCTTCAGGCGTTGTACCCGATGAAATCACTTTCGTCGGAGTTCTAACAGCATGTAGTTACAGTGGTAAGGTTAAAGAAGGGCTCGAAATTTTCGAGCTAATGCAATCAAGATACGGTGTGACTCCAGGAATGGCGCATTATGCTTGCACAGTTGATCTACTCGGCCGAGCAGGAAGGCTCGACGAAGCAATGAGTTTAATCGAAAAGATGCCTGTGGAACCAGATGCTATAGTCTGGGGTGCTTTGTTAGGTGCATGTAGAACACACATGAAGTTAGATTTGGCCGAACACGCAGCAAAGAAACTCCAAGTGCTCGAGCCAGAAAACGTCGGGCCTCAAATCTTGTTATCAAATATGTACGCATCACAAGGTAAATGGGGCGAAGTTGCGGAGCTCCGAAAGTCAATGAGAGCTCGGAATGTAAGCAAATCACCAGGCTGCAGTTGGATTGAAGTAGATAAACAAGTCCATATGTTCACTGGGGGAGACAGAACCGGTCATCCGGAGCAAGCAATGATATCGAAAATGTTAGAGAAATTACAGGGATTACTAATAGAAGCCGGGTATTGCCCCGATGGGAGCTTCGTGCTACATGATGTTGATGAGGAAGAGAAAGTTTATAGCTTGCAATATCATAGTGAGAAACTTGCAGTTGCATATGGACTTGTGAAAGTGCCTGAAGGAATGCCTATTAGAGTAATGAAAAACCTTAGGGTTTGTGGAGATTGTCATTCTGCAATTAAATTGATATCTAAAGTGACTAGAAGGGAGATTATTTTGAGAGATGCTAATAGATTTCATCATTTCAAGGATGGTTTTTGTTCTTGTAAGGATTACTGGTGA